The Candidatus Methylomirabilota bacterium genomic interval ATCTTTGACCTGGCGCTGCTCCCCCTCCGCCAAAGTCCCGTTCAGATACCAGGGCAGGAGCAGGGCGATCTCATGATCCATCCCCTCTTTCAGCTCAGACTCACCCATCCTGTTCCCCTTTAACGCCGAGCTGCGCTAATCTGCGCTTCAGTTGTTGCTTGGCGTAGAATACCCTGGTCTTTACGGTATTGACGGGACAGCCCACCAGTTCCGCGATCTCCTGGTAATGCAGCTCGTGATAGAAGGCGAGCTCCAGCACCTCCCGGTGCTCCACCGACAGGGTCTGGAGCGCCTTCTGGACCAGTTCGATCTGTTCACCTTTATGCACCTGCTCCAACGGACCGTCCTCGAACGTCTGGATCTCCGGAACCTCATCCCCAATCGAATCGGACGAAGGGGGGCGTGCGCGCAGGGCACTCAGGGCCTTATACCGGGCAATCCCGAGGAGCCAGGTCGAGACCCTCGAGTCCCCGCGAAACCGAGCAGCCCCACGCCACACCTCGAGCATCGTTTCACACATTAACTCCTCGGCGACGGCCGGCATTCTCACAAGACTGAGAAGATACCCATACACCCTTCGCTCGTACCGCCGGTATAGAAGATCAAACGCCTCTCGGCTTCCCGCCGCGATGTGGGCCAGGATGGCGCCTTCGTCCTTCTTATCCATATGTAGCGGGATCACGCAAAAAGGTTCACTACACTCCTCGCTACGGCTCATCTGCAAACCAAGGAAGATCCAACAAATCGGCAGACTGCGCGGCACGCATCGACCCGGCCGCTACCGTACAGGCGATCCTTGCCGGCGGCCCCAAGGTCCTCAGCGGTCTCTTCAAGGACGCGCTGCACCTCTTCCGGAGAGAGGCGCGGTGAGACCTGAAGCAGCAAGGCTACCACCCCGCTCACGTGGGCGGCCGCCAGCGAGGTGCCTGAGTGCACACCGAACTGCGCTCCTGGCATCGTGGTCATCACCTCTACGCCAGGCGCCGCCAGATCGATGAAATCACCCCTGGTCGCCTGAGGATACAACCCGTCTCTTGCATTGACGGCGGTCACGGCGATCACGGTGGGGAGGGCGGCGGGGTACGGTGCGCGTCCGGTTGGCCCGGCGTTTCCGGCGGCGGCGACGACGACAGTCCCAAGCTTCGCCGCACGATCGACCAGTCGAGGCAACAGCAGATCTGCCGGGCCGCCCAGGCTGAGGTTGATGACCCTGGCATCATTCATCAGGGCATCATCGATCCCTCTGGCGATGCCTTCGGAGGTGCACACCCCTTCCGGACGATCTTTCGCTGCCGCTCGACAGGCGCGGACCGCCAGGAGCCCCACCTCGGGCGCGACACCGTAAATCCCGATCGCATTGTCGGCCCTCGCGGCGATCACGCCGGCAACCAGCGTCCCATGTGTCTCTTCCTCGATAAACTCCTCTCCCGGGACGAAGTTGACCCGCCTGACAATCCGATCGCGCAGATCGGGGTGTCGCGCGTCGATTCCGGTATCGACGACCGCGACACGAATCCCTCGACCGGTGGCGCGACCGTGGACCTGATCGGCGCGAATGGCCCGAGGCCCGTACTGCAGCGAGGCCAGCGGATCGGTGTGGACCGCCGCCGTTGGGCTCAGGTAGTTGGGCTGGGCAAAGAGCACGCGAGGATCGGCCTGCAGGGCAAAGATCAGGCTGCCCACGCTCCCCGGGCCGCTGATCTCAAAGACGACGATCGCGACGTCGATCGATTTCAGCTCAAAGGTGCGGAGCGGATGGACGGCATAACGCCGCGCCAGGTCATTGACAATTTTGACCACGACATCGGTCGGGCCCGCCTTCAGAGCGGCCAGGACCTGTCGGGGCACGAAGGTCCCTATGGGCGGGTCAGGGCTCCACGTGAATATGCGGCTCGAGCTGGCCGCCACAATGTTACCGTCAACATCAAGCCCATTGACCTGCCATCGGTAGCGTTTGCCGATCACGAGGTTCCGCTCATAGACGGGCGGCATACTGTAGCGCGTCTCTTTAACCAGGGCGGAGAAGAGAGGCGTATCCGC includes:
- a CDS encoding RNA polymerase subunit sigma (Bacteria have multiple sigma factors which are active under specific conditions; the sigma factor binds with the catalytic core of RNA polymerase to produce the holoenzyme and directs bacterial core RNA polymerase to specific promoter elements to initiate transcription); amino-acid sequence: MSRSEECSEPFCVIPLHMDKKDEGAILAHIAAGSREAFDLLYRRYERRVYGYLLSLVRMPAVAEELMCETMLEVWRGAARFRGDSRVSTWLLGIARYKALSALRARPPSSDSIGDEVPEIQTFEDGPLEQVHKGEQIELVQKALQTLSVEHREVLELAFYHELHYQEIAELVGCPVNTVKTRVFYAKQQLKRRLAQLGVKGEQDG